A part of Aegilops tauschii subsp. strangulata cultivar AL8/78 chromosome 2, Aet v6.0, whole genome shotgun sequence genomic DNA contains:
- the LOC141041580 gene encoding uncharacterized protein, with translation MTAKEFEEFALNGHNYPTWAMDIKISLASRGIARAIQPPETPLPDGATPLTEQQNYAALFIIRHHIHPDLKSEYLQEESPSTLFLALKTRYEQQKAVVLPEALHDWTRLRLQDFKSIGEYNHAVHKICSKLRFCEKEPTEGEKIEKTLSTMLPSDRILHQQYRACNYTVYSELIHMLLQAEKHDELLAKNGSQRPVGAQPLPEVHLNVANRQKFNGTPRGKQSNFEHKRKRNGNKRSRYPGKGKGTSKPRLDKSKLCNKCGCSTHSTEKCTMPKHLVMLYQQSQGRKAPQGKRFEANFNLHPDSAKGAGGSHDVPPGPSNAVVPYLPEATTEMENTLIEYTANNVFGDFD, from the coding sequence ATGACTGCCAAAGAGTTTGAGGAGTTTGCCCTCAACGGCCACAATTACCCTACATGGGCTATGGACATCAAGATCAGTCTTGCGTCCCGTGGGATAGCGCGTGCAATACAACCCCCGGAGACTCCTCTTCCGGATGGGGCCACGCCGCTGACAGAACAGCAGAACTATGCTGCCTTATTCATCATAAGGCACCATATTCATCCAGATCTCAAGTCTGAGTATTTACAGGAGGAATCTCCTAGTACTCTGTTTCTGGCCCTCAAAACAAGGTATGAACAGCAGAAGGCAGTAGTCCTGCCCGAAGCACTCCATGATTGGACTCGTCTCCGTCTTCAGGATTTCAAGTCCATCGGTGAGTACAATCATGCTGTTCATAAGATATGTTCCAAACTGCGCTTTTGTGAGAAGGAACCTACTGAGGGGGAGAAGATAGAGAAAACTTTGTCTACTATGCTCCCTTCAGATAGGATCCTCCACCAACAATACCGTGCTTGTAACTACACTGTCTATTCCGAGCTTATTCACATGTTACTTCAGGCTGAAAAGCATGATGAGCTACTTGCTAAGAATGGCTCTCAGCGCCCAGTTGGGGCACAACCTTTACCTGAAGTCCATCTGAATGTTGCAAATAGACAAAAGTTTAATGGTACCCCTCGGGGTAAACAATCCAATTTCGAGCATAAGCGAAAGCGCAATGGGAACAAGAGATCTAGATACCCAGGCAAGGGAAAAGGCACTTCAAAGCCCAGGCTTGATAAATCTAAGCTTTGCAACAAGTGTGGATGCTCCACGCATTCTACTGAAAAGTGCACAATGCCCAAGCATCTGGTTATGCTGTACCAGCAATCTCAGGGACGCAAAGCACCTCAAGGGAAAAGGTTTGAAGCCAACTTCAACCTTCATCCGGATAGCGCAAAAGGAGCTGGTGGTTCACACGATGTTCCTCCTGGACCGAGCAACGCCGTGGTTCCTTATCTGCCTGAGGCTACTACTGAAATGGAGAACACGTTGATTGAGTACACCGCAAACAACGTGTTTGGCGACTTCGACTAG